A section of the Carya illinoinensis cultivar Pawnee chromosome 12, C.illinoinensisPawnee_v1, whole genome shotgun sequence genome encodes:
- the LOC122289282 gene encoding secreted RxLR effector protein 161-like has translation MAKIPYASAVGSLIYVQICMRPDISFAVGMLRRYQSNPGMSHWKAAKRVLRYLQGTKDYQLTFRRTDNLEVTGYSDSDFAGCYDSRKSTSGYVFLLASGAISWKSMKQTITASSTMEAEFVACFEAIVHGLWLRNFITGLGVIDSIERPLRIYCDNSSAVFFSKNDRYSKGAKHMEFKYLSVKEEAQKQTVFIEHISTTLMIADPLTKGLVAKQFKEHVDRMGLMM, from the coding sequence ATGGCAAAAATTCCCTATGCTTCAGCTGTGGGGAGCTTGATATATGTACAGATTTGCATGAGGCCAGACATTAGTTTTGCAGTTGGCATGCTTAGGCGTTACCAGAGTAACCCAGGGATGTCTCATTGGAAAGCAGCAAAGAGGGTATTACGATATCTACAAGGAACTAAGGATTACCAGCTTACCTTTAGGAGAACTGACAACTTAGAGGTAACTGGATACTCAGACTCTGATTTTGCCGGTTGTTATGATAGTAGGAAATCTACTTCTGGATATGTTTTCCTACTAGCCAGTGGAGCGATCTCATGGAAAAGTATGAAGCAAACTATCACTGCTTCATCAACAATGGAGGCTGAGTTTGTGGCATGCTTTGAGGCCATAGTGCATGGTTTATGGCTGAGGAACTTTATCACAGGGCTTGGAGTCATTGACTCTATAGAAAGGCCGCTgagaatttattgtgataattcctctgcagtttttttctccaaaaatgatAGGTATTCTAAAGGTGCTAAACACATGGAGTTCAAATATCTAAGTGTCAAGGAGGAAGCACAGAAACAGACAGTGTTCATAGAACATATTAGTACTACGCTTATGATTGCAGATCCATTAACAAAGGGTCTAGTAGCGAAacagtttaaagagcatgttGACAGAATGGGTCTTATGATGTAA